The Toxorhynchites rutilus septentrionalis strain SRP chromosome 3, ASM2978413v1, whole genome shotgun sequence genome includes a region encoding these proteins:
- the LOC129773506 gene encoding A disintegrin and metalloproteinase with thrombospondin motifs adt-2-like translates to MENLLPISNKILYKDKDAIAAPTSGLDRICQNLQCRTPHRTGFYFAGPALEGTDCGNSKWCVGGSCVKQRKKPVQVVKGGWSDWVVEDCNSGCLERSKGFQQRTRRCDSPKPVNTDAGCEGSTFDVVVCDDMKLCSHRRQPIEVYASVRCREFSKLLSRLDPVGYGIQGPYDGHRLWMSCAIYCKRADADAYYAPRFDLNDLGVDSYFPDGTLCHSDGTTNYYCQQHHCLPENFKTSKISIWVLTEDIPIPGNALPIRTQYLDSELFKYLSIDRNRKPLIKHWNYTPIPHEDDGEWSDMDYLELPEEVRKAAHRQR, encoded by the exons ATGGAGAACTTGTTGCCAATTTCGAATAAAATACTGTATAA GGACAAAGACGCAATCGCTGCCCCAACATCGGGACTGGATCGCATATGCCAGAACCTGCAATGTCGGACGCCACATCGCACCGGTTTCTATTTCGCTGGACCCGCTTTGGAGGGAACCGACTGTGGCAACAGTAAG TGGTGCGTGGGTGGCAGTTGTGTGAAGCAGAGGAAAAAGCCCGTTCAAGTCGTTAAGGGAGGTTGGAGTGATTGGGTCGTAGAGGATTGCAATTCCGGTTGTTTGGAACGATCGAAAGGTTTCCAGCAGAGGACCAGGCGTTGCGATAGCCCGAAACCGGTTAATACCGATGCAGGCTGCGAAGGAAGTACTTTTGACGTTGTGGTTTGCGATGACATGAAACTGTGTTCTCACAGACGGCAACCGATTGAAGTGTACGCGAGCGTGAGATGTAGGGAATTTAGTAAATTACTGTCTAGACTTGATCCAGTTGGATACGGGATACAAGGACCCTACGATGGACACAGACTTTGGATGAGTTGCGCTATTTATTGCAAACGAGCAGATGCCGATGCTTATTATGCGCCGCGTTTCGATCTGAACGATTTGGGAGTCGACTCATACTTTCCGGATGGCACTCTCTGTCACTCTGACGGAACGACAAATTATTACTGCCAGCAACACCATTGCTTGCCGGAG aacttcaaaacttcaaagatATCAATTTGGGTGCTGACGGAGGACATTCCAATCCCGGGCAATGCACTTCCCATACGAACGCAGTACTTGGACAGTGAACTATTCAAATATCTCTCGATAGATCGTAATCGAAAGCCTCTGATCAAACATTGGAACTACACACCGATTCCACACGAGGATGACGGCGAATGGTCGGATATGGACTATTTGGAACTTCCAGAGGAAGTTCGAAAGGCGGCTCATCGTCAGCGGTAG